One part of the Oceanihabitans sp. IOP_32 genome encodes these proteins:
- a CDS encoding class I SAM-dependent methyltransferase has product MKEFWEEAFKNKREMWGFEPAKSTVLTKDFFIEKNIKNILIPGIGCGRNAQIFRENGITVTGIEISKTAIDLAQKHFGKDLFIYHGSVTEMPFDKKLYDGIYCYALIHLLNKKEREKLIQDCYNQLEENGFMVFTTITKKAKIYGQGTCISKDRFEKFGGLNMFFYDRETIQEEFGKAGLLEITEVTNVYPFYLIKCKKQG; this is encoded by the coding sequence ATGAAGGAGTTTTGGGAAGAAGCATTTAAAAACAAACGGGAAATGTGGGGTTTTGAACCTGCAAAATCAACTGTATTGACAAAAGACTTCTTTATTGAGAAAAACATTAAAAACATACTTATTCCCGGTATAGGTTGTGGTCGAAATGCTCAAATATTTAGGGAGAATGGAATTACCGTAACAGGAATTGAAATCTCTAAAACTGCCATTGATTTAGCCCAAAAACATTTTGGAAAAGATTTGTTTATTTATCACGGCTCTGTAACTGAAATGCCTTTTGATAAAAAATTGTACGACGGCATATATTGTTACGCTTTAATTCATTTATTGAACAAAAAAGAAAGAGAGAAACTAATACAAGACTGCTACAACCAATTAGAAGAAAACGGATTTATGGTTTTCACGACCATTACAAAAAAAGCAAAAATTTACGGTCAAGGAACTTGCATAAGCAAAGATAGATTTGAAAAATTTGGTGGTTTGAACATGTTCTTTTACGACAGGGAAACTATACAAGAAGAATTTGGCAAAGCAGGTTTATTAGAAATAACAGAAGTAACTAATGTTTACCCTTTTTATCTCATAAAATGTAAAAAACAAGGATAG
- a CDS encoding DIP1984 family protein yields MKLAEALLLRSDLQKKIEHLQNRIHPVLIITKGKKPQEDPVELIAKLRAAIVKLEALMVQINKTNNATSFDGEKNLMEALAQRDALKMLSEKLRHIRQYAQVDYQSFNKDLKATIDIKKLQAEIDQTGRAFREIDSKIQEINWLTELIE; encoded by the coding sequence ATGAAACTCGCTGAAGCATTACTATTGAGGTCCGACCTTCAAAAAAAAATAGAACATTTACAAAACAGGATTCATCCCGTTTTAATAATCACAAAAGGTAAAAAACCCCAAGAAGACCCTGTTGAACTTATTGCGAAATTGAGAGCTGCTATTGTAAAACTTGAAGCCCTTATGGTTCAAATCAACAAAACAAATAATGCGACATCGTTTGATGGTGAAAAAAATCTAATGGAAGCTTTAGCCCAACGTGATGCCTTAAAAATGCTATCTGAAAAACTAAGGCATATACGCCAATACGCTCAAGTAGATTATCAATCTTTTAACAAGGATTTAAAGGCGACCATAGACATTAAAAAATTACAAGCCGAAATAGATCAAACGGGTAGAGCTTTTAGGGAAATAGATAGTAAAATTCAAGAAATTAATTGGTTAACAGAGTTAATAGAATAA
- the pepT gene encoding peptidase T, translating to MISKEDIIKRFISYAIIDTESNPNSDSTPSTKKQWDLANKLAEELKTIGMEDVTIDDNAYIMATLPSNVDYDVPTIGFIAHFDTSPDFTGANVKPQIIENYHGGDILLNKEENIVLSPDYFDDLRQYIGQTLITTDGTTLLGADDKAGICEIVSAMEYLINNPQIKHGKIRVGFTPDEEIGRGAHKFDVEKFGADWAYTMDGSQIGELEYENFNAASAKVKIKGKIVHPGYAKGKLINSMYIATQFINSLPTLETPEHTEGYEGFFHLTAISGEVEETVLEYIIRDHDKEKFEARKALFEKLANELNSQYDNNTVVVEIKDQYYNMREKIEPVMHIVDIAEEAMKQLGITPIIKAIRGGTDGSQLSYMGLPCPNIFAGGHNFHGRYEYVPVESMIKATEVICKVAELTALKK from the coding sequence ATGATTTCAAAAGAAGACATTATTAAACGATTTATAAGTTACGCTATTATTGATACAGAATCTAACCCCAATTCAGACAGCACACCAAGCACCAAAAAACAATGGGATCTTGCCAATAAATTAGCCGAGGAATTAAAAACTATTGGTATGGAAGATGTTACTATAGACGACAATGCCTATATCATGGCCACTTTACCAAGTAATGTAGATTACGACGTACCAACAATTGGGTTTATAGCGCATTTTGATACCTCCCCCGATTTTACTGGTGCCAACGTAAAACCGCAAATCATTGAGAATTACCACGGTGGCGATATTTTATTAAATAAAGAGGAAAACATTGTGTTATCGCCAGATTATTTTGATGATTTACGCCAATACATTGGGCAAACACTAATTACTACCGATGGCACAACACTTTTAGGTGCCGATGATAAGGCCGGTATTTGCGAAATTGTTTCGGCCATGGAATACCTTATTAACAACCCACAAATTAAACACGGCAAAATTCGTGTTGGCTTTACACCAGATGAAGAAATTGGTCGTGGCGCCCATAAATTCGATGTTGAAAAATTTGGAGCAGATTGGGCTTACACCATGGATGGCAGCCAAATAGGTGAGTTAGAATACGAAAACTTTAATGCAGCTAGTGCTAAAGTGAAGATAAAAGGCAAAATAGTGCACCCTGGATATGCCAAAGGCAAACTAATTAACTCGATGTACATAGCCACTCAATTTATTAACTCTCTACCTACACTAGAAACCCCAGAACATACCGAGGGCTACGAAGGCTTTTTTCATTTAACGGCAATATCTGGAGAAGTTGAAGAAACGGTTTTAGAATATATTATTCGCGACCACGATAAAGAAAAGTTTGAAGCTAGAAAAGCCTTATTTGAGAAATTAGCTAACGAGCTAAACTCTCAGTATGATAATAATACTGTTGTTGTAGAAATCAAAGATCAATATTACAACATGAGAGAGAAAATTGAACCCGTAATGCACATTGTAGACATCGCTGAAGAAGCCATGAAACAATTAGGCATTACCCCAATTATAAAAGCTATTCGTGGTGGTACCGATGGCTCGCAATTAAGTTATATGGGCTTACCATGCCCTAACATTTTTGCTGGTGGACATAATTTTCATGGGCGCTACGAATATGTCCCTGTTGAAAGCATGATAAAAGCTACCGAAGTTATTTGTAAAGTCGCCGAGTTGACTGCTCTTAAAAAATAA
- a CDS encoding quinone-dependent dihydroorotate dehydrogenase — protein sequence MYKLLLRPLFFSFDPEKIHHFTFSLIKFSSKIPGFTALFRSMYVVNDKRLERKLFGLTFKNPVGLAAGFDKNAELYNELANFGFGFIEIGTVTPKAQEGNPKKRLFRLKDDQGIINRMGFNNAGLEAAISQLKKNKGKVIIGGNIGKNTQTKPEDYTKDYLECFNALHPYVDYFVLNVSCPNVGSHAKLNDKDYLEELINAVKNANHTFDKQKPILLKIAPDLNDNQLDEIIELVADTKLDGVIASNTSMDRSGLKASKAQLEAIGNGGLSGQPIKAKSTRTIKYLSEKSNKAFPIIGVGGVHSAQDAQEKLQAGADLLQVYTGFIYEGPGLVKAINKAILQED from the coding sequence ATGTACAAATTATTACTTCGACCGTTATTTTTTTCATTCGATCCTGAAAAGATTCATCATTTTACTTTCTCATTAATTAAATTTAGTTCTAAAATTCCGGGCTTTACAGCTCTATTTAGAAGCATGTATGTTGTTAATGACAAGCGGTTAGAGCGAAAATTATTTGGCTTAACTTTTAAAAATCCCGTGGGATTAGCAGCGGGTTTTGATAAAAATGCCGAATTGTACAACGAGTTAGCAAACTTTGGTTTTGGCTTTATAGAAATTGGCACAGTAACACCAAAAGCACAAGAAGGCAATCCTAAAAAACGATTGTTTAGACTAAAAGACGACCAAGGTATTATTAACCGTATGGGGTTTAATAATGCGGGTTTAGAGGCTGCCATTTCGCAATTAAAAAAGAATAAAGGAAAAGTGATTATTGGTGGTAATATTGGCAAAAACACTCAAACCAAACCCGAAGATTATACCAAAGATTATCTAGAATGTTTTAATGCTTTGCACCCTTATGTCGATTATTTTGTGCTTAATGTGAGTTGTCCAAATGTGGGCAGCCATGCCAAATTGAATGACAAAGACTATTTGGAAGAACTGATAAATGCCGTAAAAAATGCGAATCACACTTTTGATAAACAAAAGCCTATTTTGCTAAAAATAGCACCAGATTTAAATGATAATCAATTAGATGAAATTATTGAGCTTGTTGCCGATACTAAACTTGACGGTGTAATTGCGAGCAATACCTCGATGGATAGAAGTGGTTTAAAAGCGTCTAAGGCACAACTGGAGGCTATTGGCAATGGCGGATTAAGCGGACAACCTATTAAAGCAAAAAGCACAAGAACGATTAAATATCTATCTGAAAAAAGTAATAAAGCCTTCCCGATTATTGGGGTTGGGGGTGTACACTCTGCTCAAGATGCCCAAGAGAAGCTTCAGGCTGGTGCAGATTTATTGCAAGTTTACACGGGTTTTATTTACGAGGGACCGGGTTTAGTTAAAGCTATAAATAAGGCGATTTTACAAGAAGACTAA
- a CDS encoding hydroxymethylglutaryl-CoA lyase gives MPKNVKIIECPRDAMQGIKTFIPTAQKVQYIQSLLRVGFDTIDFGSFVSPKAIPQMADTAQVLAQLDLSTTVSKLLAIVVNQRGAEEASTHKEIDYLGYPFSISENFQMRNTHKTIAESIVILEDILNLADKTNKEVVVYISMGFGNPYGDPWDVNIVGEWTERLHKMGVKILSLSDTVGTSTPESISYLFSNLILQYQHIEFGAHLHTTPTSWFEKVDAAYKAGCLRFDGAIQGFGGCPMAKDELTGNMPTEKLLSYFTTQKCNNLNALSFESAYNEASKIFNTFY, from the coding sequence ATGCCTAAAAACGTTAAAATAATCGAATGTCCGCGCGATGCCATGCAAGGCATAAAAACATTTATTCCTACAGCGCAAAAAGTGCAGTATATACAGTCTTTACTTCGTGTAGGTTTCGATACTATTGATTTTGGCAGCTTTGTATCGCCTAAAGCCATACCACAAATGGCAGACACTGCACAAGTACTCGCGCAGTTAGATTTAAGCACAACGGTAAGTAAGCTGTTGGCAATTGTGGTAAATCAAAGAGGCGCAGAAGAGGCCTCAACGCATAAAGAGATTGACTATTTGGGTTATCCGTTTTCAATTTCAGAGAACTTTCAAATGCGAAATACGCACAAAACTATTGCTGAGTCCATTGTGATTTTAGAGGATATTTTAAATCTAGCCGATAAAACCAATAAAGAAGTAGTGGTTTATATCTCTATGGGATTCGGCAATCCCTATGGTGATCCTTGGGATGTGAATATTGTTGGAGAGTGGACCGAGCGTTTACATAAAATGGGAGTGAAAATTTTATCTTTAAGTGATACTGTTGGGACATCTACCCCAGAAAGCATTAGTTATTTGTTTTCTAATTTAATTCTGCAATACCAGCACATAGAATTTGGTGCCCATCTTCATACTACGCCAACCTCCTGGTTTGAGAAGGTTGATGCGGCTTACAAAGCGGGTTGTTTACGTTTTGATGGCGCTATACAAGGTTTTGGTGGCTGCCCTATGGCAAAAGACGAGCTTACTGGCAATATGCCCACCGAAAAGCTCTTATCATACTTCACCACACAAAAATGCAACAATCTAAATGCTCTTAGTTTTGAAAGTGCTTATAATGAAGCCTCGAAAATTTTCAATACATTTTATTAA
- a CDS encoding TonB-dependent receptor family protein, which translates to MNLNKTKIKLLALTSLFTATITAQQQEVEMQKGQLDSIQKLDEVIIDANKILGNKYVAKHRTGSAFYLSPKELEKFNFTDIHKVLSAVPGINIYEEDGFGLRPNISLRGTSPGRSSKITIMEDGILTAPAPYSASAAYYFPTIARMEAVEVLKGSSQVQYGPFTSGGAINLISSQITSKFSGKIRASYGSFNSNQVHAKVGGANETFGYMVEYLNYGSDGFKNLPSGKNTGFNKNDVVAKVRANLFPNASVKQYLEFKFQYSDENGNETYLGLSEADFNANPFSRYAASNHDKMKTDHTQYVLTHNLDISENFRVTTNLYRNNFARNWYKLNDVTFNGDKQSIANVLNNPTTLSGHFNTVTGSINSAADVLGIKANNREYYAQGIQTKFDYHWYTGDLFHDIEIGLRYHYDEEDRFQWVDNYSISDAGILTLTTAGTPGTDANRISSANAFASFVTYKLKYNNWTFAPGLRYENITLKREDFGKNDVNRTGVDLKNRENTVSIFIPGVGVNYKFNNDVSVFGGVHKGFSPPGNQEGEKAEESINYELGTRFQFGKLSGELVGFFNDYSNLLGSDLAASGGTGTLDQFNAGEVNVSGFELLLNYNLANPNSKFSLPITFGYTFTNTEFLNDFGSTNRLWGTVTAGDEMPYIPKNQFNAALSFEHSKFEVNVNARYNGEFRTQSGTGAIPDNEKVASNFVLDLSSKYYVTKQLNLTANIINLLDNTYAVSRTPSGLRPGHPFGIYGGLEFRF; encoded by the coding sequence ATGAATCTAAATAAAACAAAGATTAAGTTATTAGCGCTTACCTCCCTATTTACAGCTACTATAACAGCTCAACAACAAGAGGTTGAAATGCAAAAAGGGCAATTAGACTCCATTCAAAAATTAGATGAAGTCATAATCGATGCCAACAAAATTTTAGGCAATAAGTATGTTGCCAAACATAGAACAGGTTCGGCTTTTTATTTATCACCTAAAGAACTTGAAAAATTTAATTTTACAGATATTCACAAAGTTCTAAGCGCTGTTCCAGGTATTAATATTTATGAGGAAGACGGTTTTGGGTTAAGACCAAATATTAGTTTAAGAGGTACATCTCCAGGAAGAAGCTCTAAAATTACTATTATGGAAGACGGCATTTTAACCGCTCCTGCACCATACAGCGCCTCTGCGGCTTACTACTTTCCAACCATTGCAAGAATGGAAGCTGTTGAAGTTTTAAAAGGAAGTAGCCAAGTACAATACGGGCCATTTACAAGTGGTGGGGCCATTAATTTGATTTCGTCTCAAATAACAAGCAAATTTTCAGGTAAAATAAGAGCAAGTTACGGTAGTTTTAATTCTAACCAAGTACATGCAAAAGTTGGCGGTGCCAATGAAACATTTGGCTATATGGTAGAGTATTTAAATTATGGATCGGACGGATTTAAAAATTTACCTAGCGGAAAAAACACAGGGTTTAACAAAAATGATGTGGTCGCCAAAGTAAGAGCAAATTTGTTTCCAAATGCATCTGTTAAGCAATATTTAGAATTTAAGTTTCAGTATTCTGATGAAAATGGAAACGAAACCTATTTAGGCTTATCTGAAGCCGATTTTAATGCAAATCCGTTTTCTAGATATGCGGCTTCTAACCATGATAAAATGAAAACCGACCATACTCAATATGTGCTCACCCATAATTTAGATATTTCCGAAAATTTTAGAGTAACAACCAACTTATACCGCAACAACTTTGCAAGAAATTGGTACAAGTTAAACGATGTTACTTTTAATGGCGATAAACAATCTATTGCCAATGTTTTAAATAATCCCACAACCCTATCAGGGCATTTTAATACCGTAACAGGCAGCATTAATTCGGCAGCCGATGTTTTAGGTATAAAAGCAAACAACAGAGAATATTATGCTCAAGGGATTCAAACGAAATTCGATTACCATTGGTATACAGGAGATCTCTTTCACGATATTGAAATTGGTTTAAGATACCACTATGACGAAGAAGACAGGTTTCAATGGGTAGATAACTACAGTATTTCAGATGCTGGTATTCTAACATTAACTACAGCAGGAACTCCTGGAACAGATGCCAACAGAATAAGCAGTGCAAACGCCTTTGCTTCGTTTGTAACTTATAAACTAAAATATAACAATTGGACCTTTGCGCCTGGTCTGCGATACGAAAATATCACTCTAAAAAGAGAAGACTTTGGTAAAAATGATGTTAACAGAACGGGTGTTGATTTAAAAAACAGAGAAAACACGGTTTCTATTTTTATTCCTGGAGTGGGTGTGAATTATAAATTTAACAATGATGTTTCTGTTTTTGGAGGCGTACATAAAGGTTTCTCTCCTCCTGGAAATCAAGAAGGCGAAAAAGCAGAAGAAAGCATAAACTACGAATTAGGAACTCGTTTTCAATTCGGAAAATTAAGTGGCGAGCTTGTTGGGTTCTTCAACGATTATTCTAATCTTTTAGGTAGTGACTTAGCAGCTTCTGGTGGCACTGGAACTTTAGATCAATTTAATGCTGGTGAAGTTAATGTAAGCGGCTTCGAATTATTATTAAACTATAATCTAGCCAACCCTAATAGTAAATTTTCTCTGCCTATTACTTTTGGTTACACCTTTACCAACACAGAGTTTTTAAACGACTTTGGAAGTACAAACAGATTATGGGGTACTGTAACCGCTGGAGACGAGATGCCTTACATACCAAAAAATCAATTTAATGCTGCGCTGTCATTCGAGCATTCTAAATTTGAAGTTAATGTAAACGCCAGATACAACGGAGAATTTAGAACTCAATCTGGAACTGGTGCAATACCAGATAACGAAAAAGTTGCTTCTAACTTTGTTCTAGATTTATCTAGCAAATATTATGTCACTAAGCAATTAAATTTAACAGCAAATATTATCAATTTATTAGATAATACTTATGCGGTGTCAAGAACGCCTTCTGGTTTAAGACCAGGACACCCGTTTGGTATTTATGGAGGTCTTGAATTCAGATTTTAG
- the guaB gene encoding IMP dehydrogenase, with protein sequence MIAHNNKILGEGLTYDDVLLVPAFSEVLPREVNIQSKFTRNITINVPIISAAMDTVTESKMAIAMAQEGGIGVLHKNMTIEDQAKKVRRVKRAESGMIMDPVTLPLTAKVGDAKQYMAEYGIGGIPIIDDNRTLKGIVTNRDLRFEHDNKRAIVDMMTKDNLVTAAVGTSLQDAEAILQEHKIEKLLIVDENYKLSGLITFRDITKLTQKPNSNKDEYGRLRVAAAIGVTGDAVDRAEALVKAGVDAVVIDTAHGHTKGVVTVLKQVKAKFPNLDVIVGNIATGEAAKYLVEAGADAVKVGIGPGSICTTRVIAGVGYPQFSAVLEVAEAIKGSGVPVIADGGIRYTGDIPKAIAAGADTVMLGSLLAGTKESPGETIIYEGRKFKSYRGMGSVEAMKQGSKDRYFQDVEDDIKKLVPEGIVGRVPYKGYLYESIHQFIGGLRAGMGYCGAKDIQTLKDTGKFVKITASGINESHPHDVTITNESPNYSR encoded by the coding sequence ATGATAGCACACAACAATAAGATTTTAGGTGAAGGTTTAACGTACGACGACGTTTTATTAGTTCCAGCATTCTCAGAAGTACTTCCGCGCGAAGTAAATATTCAATCAAAATTTACACGAAACATAACCATTAATGTTCCTATTATTTCGGCCGCTATGGATACGGTAACCGAAAGTAAAATGGCTATCGCTATGGCGCAAGAAGGAGGTATAGGTGTCTTGCATAAAAATATGACTATTGAGGATCAAGCCAAAAAGGTAAGACGTGTAAAACGTGCCGAGAGTGGTATGATTATGGATCCTGTAACCTTACCCCTTACCGCAAAAGTGGGCGATGCAAAACAATATATGGCCGAGTATGGTATTGGAGGTATTCCAATTATAGATGACAATCGTACCTTAAAAGGTATTGTTACCAATCGCGATTTGCGTTTTGAGCATGATAACAAACGAGCCATTGTAGACATGATGACTAAGGACAACTTGGTAACCGCTGCTGTGGGTACCTCATTACAAGATGCCGAAGCAATTCTACAAGAACATAAAATTGAAAAACTACTTATTGTAGACGAAAACTATAAATTATCGGGTTTAATAACGTTTAGAGACATTACTAAGCTTACCCAAAAACCAAATTCCAACAAAGATGAGTATGGACGTTTGCGTGTTGCTGCAGCTATTGGTGTTACGGGAGATGCTGTAGATAGAGCCGAAGCTTTGGTAAAAGCAGGTGTTGATGCTGTAGTAATCGATACAGCTCACGGTCATACAAAAGGTGTGGTCACGGTATTAAAACAAGTAAAAGCTAAGTTTCCAAACCTCGATGTTATTGTGGGTAATATTGCCACTGGTGAGGCTGCGAAATATTTAGTTGAGGCGGGTGCCGATGCTGTAAAAGTAGGTATTGGTCCAGGTTCTATTTGTACAACTCGCGTTATTGCAGGTGTGGGTTATCCACAATTTTCTGCGGTTTTAGAAGTGGCAGAAGCTATAAAAGGAAGCGGTGTTCCTGTAATTGCCGATGGTGGTATTCGCTACACAGGTGATATTCCTAAAGCTATTGCAGCGGGAGCAGATACTGTTATGTTGGGCTCGCTTTTAGCTGGAACCAAAGAATCTCCAGGGGAGACCATTATTTACGAAGGACGAAAATTTAAATCTTACCGTGGTATGGGTTCTGTAGAAGCCATGAAGCAAGGCAGTAAAGATCGTTATTTTCAAGATGTTGAAGACGATATTAAAAAATTAGTGCCCGAAGGTATTGTAGGTCGTGTACCCTATAAAGGCTATTTATACGAGAGTATTCACCAGTTTATTGGTGGCTTACGTGCTGGAATGGGCTACTGTGGTGCTAAGGATATTCAAACCTTAAAAGATACAGGGAAATTTGTAAAAATTACAGCGAGCGGGATTAACGAAAGCCACCCGCACGATGTGACTATTACTAATGAGTCTCCTAATTATTCTAGGTAG
- a CDS encoding FIST signal transduction protein, which translates to MLVKQLSLTEENWKESLTKIDFDANLFLLFVSPYFNFKKEILKSLKKKFPKATLIGCSTAGEISGITVKDKSISLTVIQFKKVPIKKVSTPVVNLEGSYKSGERIGEALYSEDLKHVLVFSDGLHVNGADLVDGLKSKLPKVSITGGMAADGNHFDKTFVVNDGNMVEKTVVGLGFYGNHLNVGCGSKGGWDSFGVARLVTKSEKNVLYELDDLPALTVLEQYKKPFVTANSISHLLYPLSVRLNENVTPVIRTIFEANQENKSLICKGNIPEGSTVRIMKYNTDRLIIGAENAALNANKNKNGEAQLAILISCAGRRNVLKQLVEEEVEAVRAAIGEKPMITGFYSYGEIAPFDDFSPCELHNQTMTITILSEC; encoded by the coding sequence ATGCTTGTTAAACAATTGTCCCTTACTGAAGAGAACTGGAAAGAATCCTTAACTAAAATAGATTTTGATGCTAATCTGTTTCTTCTTTTTGTGTCGCCCTATTTTAATTTCAAAAAAGAAATTTTAAAGTCTCTAAAAAAGAAATTTCCAAAAGCGACCCTAATTGGCTGTTCTACTGCTGGCGAAATATCCGGTATAACAGTAAAGGACAAAAGTATATCGCTTACAGTTATTCAGTTTAAAAAAGTGCCTATAAAAAAAGTGTCAACACCAGTAGTAAATTTAGAAGGTAGTTATAAATCTGGCGAAAGAATAGGAGAAGCACTTTATAGTGAAGATTTAAAACACGTGCTCGTATTTAGCGATGGTTTGCATGTTAATGGAGCAGATTTGGTAGATGGGCTAAAATCTAAATTACCAAAGGTGAGCATTACTGGGGGTATGGCAGCAGATGGAAACCATTTTGATAAAACATTTGTAGTTAACGATGGTAATATGGTAGAAAAAACTGTAGTAGGTTTAGGTTTTTATGGTAACCATTTAAATGTGGGTTGTGGATCTAAAGGGGGATGGGATAGCTTTGGTGTAGCAAGATTGGTTACCAAATCTGAAAAAAATGTGTTGTATGAATTGGACGATTTACCTGCTTTAACAGTTTTAGAACAATATAAAAAACCATTTGTAACTGCTAATTCAATTTCTCATTTGTTATATCCTTTAAGCGTGCGTTTAAATGAAAATGTAACCCCAGTTATACGAACTATTTTTGAAGCCAATCAAGAGAATAAAAGTTTAATTTGTAAGGGTAATATTCCCGAGGGTTCAACCGTTCGAATAATGAAATATAACACCGATAGATTAATAATTGGAGCTGAAAATGCGGCTCTTAACGCAAATAAAAATAAAAATGGAGAAGCTCAATTAGCGATATTAATAAGTTGCGCAGGGCGTCGTAATGTATTAAAACAACTCGTTGAAGAAGAAGTAGAGGCTGTAAGAGCGGCAATAGGCGAAAAACCTATGATAACAGGTTTTTATTCTTATGGGGAAATAGCTCCTTTCGACGATTTTTCTCCATGCGAATTGCATAATCAAACCATGACTATCACTATACTATCAGAATGTTAA
- a CDS encoding PAS domain-containing hybrid sensor histidine kinase/response regulator, whose amino-acid sequence MRQLKKSGLDLLDNPKYTDFLNMINEAYKDFEKDHEHLENILEVSSKELFIANKKLKQERDYTKTKLEKIVNNVGGVIFQTDADGNFTYLNQAWTKYSGYSIAESIGKNYKDFLKPSYVHSKLKFNEIFLNKKDAIEFVFKLKKKSRVLWFEVKCKQDTDTSGLPSGYTGTITNITNLKETEIKLKKASQSKDVFLSTMSHEIRTPLNAVTGLANILLMEDFLPEQSENLKALKYSGEHLLGLINDLLDFDKIKSGKLKITEDVFSLNQLLNVTKSDLVLRAENKGLVFNFIKENDIPDNIIGDKLKLNQIIKNLLSNALKFTENGSISLYIKNLGIDKNKVKLRFKVVDTGIGISKEDQKTIFESFMQANPEASIKYGGTGLGLPISKKLLNIQNSDLTVESKLGEGATFSFEITFKISNRLSTFSPEMIEMQPDYLPIDLKVLVAEDNKMNALILKRLFLKWKVNYEIAENGKELLDRYIKSNFDLILMDLQMPLLNGYEATTAIRNLPNKKKSQIPIIALTAFAQTDIKEKTRQYKMDGFMSKPFSPEKLYNLLKSHSKQKQ is encoded by the coding sequence ATGCGTCAATTAAAAAAATCGGGTTTAGATCTTTTAGATAATCCAAAATACACCGATTTTTTAAATATGATAAACGAGGCTTATAAGGATTTTGAAAAAGACCATGAACACTTAGAAAATATCCTAGAGGTAAGCTCAAAAGAACTGTTCATAGCGAACAAAAAACTAAAACAAGAAAGAGATTATACTAAAACGAAATTAGAAAAGATTGTAAACAATGTTGGGGGTGTAATTTTTCAAACAGATGCTGACGGAAATTTTACTTATTTAAACCAGGCTTGGACAAAATATTCAGGATATTCTATTGCGGAGTCTATTGGTAAAAACTATAAAGACTTTTTAAAGCCTAGTTATGTACATAGTAAACTTAAATTTAATGAAATTTTCTTAAATAAAAAAGATGCCATTGAGTTTGTTTTTAAATTAAAAAAGAAATCAAGGGTGTTGTGGTTTGAGGTTAAATGCAAGCAAGATACAGATACATCTGGATTGCCTTCTGGTTATACAGGAACGATAACCAATATTACAAACTTGAAGGAAACTGAAATTAAACTTAAAAAAGCAAGTCAATCTAAAGATGTATTTCTATCTACCATGTCGCATGAAATTAGAACACCCCTAAACGCGGTAACAGGACTAGCAAACATCTTATTAATGGAAGATTTTCTTCCAGAACAAAGTGAAAATTTAAAGGCGTTAAAATATTCTGGAGAACACTTGTTAGGTTTAATTAACGACTTATTAGATTTTGACAAAATTAAATCTGGCAAGCTCAAAATAACTGAAGACGTTTTTAGTCTAAATCAATTGTTAAATGTCACGAAATCCGATCTTGTATTGCGAGCAGAAAATAAAGGATTGGTTTTTAACTTTATAAAAGAAAATGATATTCCAGACAATATCATTGGAGATAAATTAAAACTAAATCAGATTATTAAGAACTTATTAAGTAACGCTTTAAAATTCACAGAAAACGGTAGCATCTCTCTTTATATTAAAAACTTAGGAATAGATAAAAATAAAGTGAAGCTTCGGTTTAAAGTGGTCGATACTGGAATTGGTATATCTAAAGAAGACCAAAAGACCATCTTCGAAAGTTTTATGCAAGCAAATCCAGAGGCATCTATAAAATATGGAGGTACAGGTTTAGGTTTACCAATAAGTAAAAAGCTTTTAAATATTCAAAATAGTGATTTGACTGTAGAAAGTAAATTGGGTGAAGGTGCAACCTTTTCTTTCGAAATCACTTTTAAAATTAGTAATAGACTTAGTACTTTTTCTCCAGAAATGATCGAAATGCAGCCAGATTATTTACCCATAGATTTAAAAGTTTTGGTTGCAGAAGACAATAAAATGAATGCTTTAATTTTAAAGCGATTATTTTTAAAATGGAAAGTAAATTATGAAATCGCAGAGAATGGAAAAGAACTTCTCGACAGGTATATTAAATCGAATTTCGATTTAATATTAATGGATTTACAAATGCCATTGTTAAACGGTTACGAAGCTACAACGGCTATTAGAAATTTACCCAATAAAAAAAAATCGCAAATCCCAATTATAGCGTTAACAGCTTTTGCGCAAACCGATATTAAAGAAAAAACAAGGCAATATAAAATGGATGGTTTTATGAGTAAACCTTTTAGCCCCGAAAAACTTTATAATTTGCTAAAATCGCATAGTAAACAAAAGCAATAG